Genomic DNA from Melopsittacus undulatus isolate bMelUnd1 chromosome 2, bMelUnd1.mat.Z, whole genome shotgun sequence:
AAATAAGAACTCAACATTCAGCCTCCCACTTCAGTTAGTATGGCTTGTTATGGCTCCTCATTCAGACCCACAGTCTAGGCAGCTCTCCAGATATTCATATCCAGTTCCTTTCTCTAGCTTGCCAATTCCTGTGTGGGATTTGAAACAGATGGCATTCTTCCTCTAAGGATATATTCTACAGCTCTCAGCATCCCACTTCAGATCCAGTAACATCTCTTCATTCACTTTGACAAATGAAAGCTTGTCCTACTCAACCATTCAAGTGTGATTGTTACAAATGttatcattgtttttttttccctactacAAAAAACAGACCACTTGTCCTCCCTCTAAGGCTCTTAAGGTTGTTCTGTAATAcctgttctctctctctcagaCCTGCCAGTAggattattttgtgttttatttaactgctgccagcaccaccTTAAGTACTACCTACCAGCTCATTTTAAAGTTACCtacattttaaagttttctaCAAAACTGCTCCTCTCACACAGAAGTTTCCTATGTACAAGTacaaaatacttaatttctttcattctaATCTTTCCCAGACCAGCTACTCTTTTGCCTGTTTCTAAACAAAACTCTGCTATTactccaaaataaaataatcctgAAAACTCTTACAAGGGTCTACATTTGGCTCCTGCAAGTtgctattaaataaaaagctgcaaaacaagATACTGAATGTACATACCGGCAAATCAGATTCTTCTTTTGGAACAGCTCTCTTTAACTTCACAACAGTAGTTCCTGATACCGGAGACAACGGGTACACCTTCAGACTAGCCAACATACTGCTGTTAGTCTTTGAAATAGTGTTCTGCTTAGTCTCATTATTCCTCATTCCCAGCTTAGCGTCCTCTGATAAACTGGAGGCTGAAATGTACGTTGAGGCATTCGGAGGAATAGATAACCTTCTAACAGTGTTGGTGGTGCTTCCAGCTGGAGGAGGCTTTAGGCGATCAGCAGctccattttctgtctttttcacCTTTATGCTTGTACTTGTTGAACTGCCATCAAATACAATTAATGGCCGTTTCCTTAAACCTTCTACCGTtgtaacactgaaaatacaaattgtAAAGTTCTCAGAAACACAAGCTACATGATCCAGAAACAGTATACCCAAGACACATGTAGTGAAATATGAATTTAATCTTGCCTAAAGTAAAAATATCCCAAAATATTAACCTTAAACTCTTAGGTACTCTAAATTTAGGCAACAGaaattgctttcaaaatataaagggggagggagggaagcaggagaCTGTGTGAGGAAGTATTCCTTAGCAAAGAGAGTTCTGTAGGAACTTTCTAGACAGGCAATTATAGTTGTATGACCAAAGACTATGCTTATCCTACTGTAGCTATTTCAGAATAACTAAAGAGATAATAGCTGTTAAGTATTTCAAAAGGTATTTGAGAAAGTATATGCCACCTTACCTACAAGAACGGCTCACAGAGCAAGAGAAAGTTCAGCTCTTATTCAAATTTGCTTCTACATTACTATCTGTTCACAACATTGTATGTCATATAATCCTCCTCTTTTTCTATTCATCCATTTCTGGGAACTGATAGAGACAAAGACAGACCTTCAATTCATTTGGAATTTGTTTGTTGAAAGATGAGACACAACTTTTTGGCTTATGTCTACAGTAAATGCAGTTTCAAAAGGCTGCTGGGGAAATGTGGCCTTGTCAGAACCAGGAGTGTTCAGCCAGGCAAGCTGTGTTCACTAAGGTTACTGAAACAGCCCTATTTAACAGATACATTAAGTTACCAGTATATTTTCACTTGAAAAGCCTAAAAAGTGACATACACTTCAAAAGTAAAACATGATACATTTTGGTCACTTTGGGTTTGTCTAAGAACTTACTCAACACTCCTGACAAGGACACATTTCCCCCGCAGCTTTTTGGAACTAGCTTTTCATGTGAAAGagatttaatgcattttttcagtTACCTTCCTTAACAAAAGTCTAACAAAAGTCTGCTTTTCCTATGGAGgttttttgtgattttgtttctgtttgttggtgatggtgtatttttttttgtttggtttttaattcaGCTTGCTGAAGACCAACAAGCCAGGAACTAACTGCAGTTCTGGGAGGATCATTATCTATTCTGAACTGAATTTTAGAATTGCAGCACTTGTATAAATGACCACATGCTACAATACAGATAATATTCCCAGAGAAATACTTTGGGAAAGTTCCAAAAGAAATCTGGATGCTGTACCATCAAGAACTGTCACATCTCATTTTTAGATGCATGGTTCACAGAAGAACATGGAACCTTGGTTGTGACATTCCCTTTCTCTATATAAAGTACAAGCAGCTTAAAAGCTTCAGAGCAGGACTCATGTTAGCCAGCACTTGTCTGAGAGAGGACACTGCTGCTAGCTAACAGCTGAAAAGAACATTCTGGGATCCTATTTTCTGTGGCAGGACACTCCCTGTGAAACCTAAATTTCAACACGCATCTTCTACATCCGAGAGAAATGTTGTAGCCACACTCTGAGCCAGTCTGGACATAGAACACACTCTGAGATTCATACTAGCCTCTTTCTTCCAGCACACAAGATGATACTATAGGTCTTCCAAATTATCTGTCCCTGAACATGAATACTTTGTAAAATGTTTGAAGTTGGAGAGActgcatttggttttatttggtaTGATTGTCTGCAAGCTCAAATATTCAGTAATAAGATGTATAAACCACCATCTGTGACCTCAGATATTTGATAGTATTATTGAGGTATaactgcagctcagctgataTACAGCAAGTCTTTTAGGATGTGCCATCAATCACCAGAAGTAAAATTAAACAATATGCAACACTGACTTTCAATTTTCAATCTGTTTTTACCTCTTATCTGTGGCTACTAAAagcatgcaaacacacactgaacTGTGCTGATCAAGCCACTATGCCTCATATTAATTACAGTGCATGCTGTAAAGCTGTGGTTTCCACAGAGGAACTCATCAGAAGGCTTCCATTGTTCTTGAGATCAGTTCACCTTACTTCTAAATTGAATTAACAGCACTTAGTTCCTACCTCTGAATTGCATATAACTTAGAGCATCAGAATACCTAGgaattttgttctctttttaaaaacaaaaatgtcaagttctccttcctcctctgcacAAACGGCAGTTCTGCTTCAATGGTGCACATAACTGTGAGGAGAactgtaatattttaatatccAAAAAGATGACTGAACTTCCTTAATTCTTTGTCAATATActaaaactgaagttttgttAGTGCAACTTTTACTTACTGAAAGTCTATTTCTCCCATTTCTCTCAAGTCAGTATTACTAGCAGTAAAAGCTTAACTTTTCTAGACAGTATTTTGCCAACATGTTAAGTATAAAATATACAACCATAGCAGGAATATTGACTGCTGGAAAATCTCAAAACTACCTAACAACAGAGCAAAAGACTAAGCCTAGTATGCTAGATATTAAGTGCTAAGAGCAATTGGTACAGAAAAGCAGACTGGTAGATCAAACATACCTCCTTTTACTTACTACTTTCCCAGAAAATACTGTATAGGTAACCATTATTGAATTTTACTGTACTAAAATAAAAGCCCCTAAACTTATTCTTCATATAAACACTGGATGAAGACATTCTCCCATCTGCACATTAACATTGCTTCATCCTCTCAAAAACATCCAGCCTATCTTCcatttgtgattaaaaaaaaagtcttttgcaCCTGTTTCGGCACACCAACAGCTCTTTTCATTATTCAAACACTGAACTCACACTTTTACCCTCAAGTTGCAAGTTGAGGTACTATATAACTTTcatgcacatgaaaaagaaaaacaaaaacaaaaccaaaaacagcATAACAAGACAACTCAGCGTGCCAGTCACtgctgacattaaaaaaaaacaccaaaacacctAACAACAAGCAAGTCAATCACTTGACAATTTGCTTAGCTCTTCACAGTTAGAAACCTCAGTAAAGCTAAAACACACCCATGAAATCAACAAGCTGTAATACTGCAAAACTATGAGAATTTCTATCCACTTTTACTTCGGATGTACTACTGAAGCTAAACCAGAACTCCACCCATGTGCATCACACATCAAAGTCCTGGGCTGGGGGAAGACTGGGAAGAAAAGTTTTAGTAGAATAAATTTTTAAGGAAGATTTTGCCTTCTGattaaatacaaacacaaagatttcaaaaataaagcagaatgtTCTTCAGAAGGCGGATTTTAGTTTTGAATTGGACACAAAACTGCTGCAACATATAGCCCAGACTCTAGACCATCCCTGTCCAAAGAACAAGCATAATTAAACATGCTTTTGGCCCCTTACTTAAGCACTATAAAAACAGGATTATTATTTAACAATTATATAGTGAAACAACAaaataccttctttttcttttcttcattataaGGAACCTTGAAGTGTACCAATAACCCCGTATCAACACAagctgggggatgaagggatttgagagcagcactgtgaagaaggacttggggctgaTGGGTGAtgaaaagctcaacatgacccagcaatgTGTGCTCCctgcccagaaaccaaccacacgctgggctgcatcaagaagagtgtaaccagcaggtcaagggaggagATTCTGCCCCTCAACTCCGCTCTTTTGAGGTTCCACCTGGAGCtgtgtgtccagctctggggcccccaacataagAGGAAAATGGACCTATTGGAGCGAGTCTAGAAGGAGGGTTGATcaggggttggagcacctctgctatgaagacaggctgagagggctggttttgttcagcctggagaagagcaggcttTGGGAAGACCTCACGGCAGCTTTTTCAGTACTTCAAGGGGACTTAGAAACATGGGGACAGACTTTTTAGTGGGGCCTGCTgcaacaggacaaagggtaaagATTCTAAATTAAAAGGTAGAtttaaactggatataaggaagaaatgttttacaatgaggctggtgaaacactggaacagggtgcccagagaggtggtagatgcccaTACTTGGAAGTGTTCACcatcaggctggacagggctctgagcaccctgatctagttgaagatggccctgttcatggcagagaggttggaCTAGGCGaactttaaaggtcccttccaacccaaactattctatgattatatgaaaaGCACTATAATCCAGCTACCATTGATAACATTTAGATGACAAAAAAGATCaccttccccttttttcctgttagggCAGTAGTAGAATCTAACTCTTCTGACCCAGAAGACCTGAGACAGCAATCTCTATAAACTGTAACAACATCCAAAAGCTGTACAAGTTTCATTAATCAGACAAACAAAGAGCAGACTAATTACATTGTCCTAAATTCTGCAAGTGTAGCCCAATAAAAGCTAAATTACCTTTTATTCTCACTTTTAGACTcattttgctgtcttttcttctccatcatTTTTCCCCATCTACTTTTTGGCAAGTCACGCTGAGGCAGAGGAATGGCATGTTGAATATAGAGATCAGTGAGACCATCTTTATCCATCTTTACATCATTTTCAACTAGTATATTTTTCTGTGGggaacaaccaaaaaaaaatgttgtcatTATTAAGACAAATTCAAGGCACAAACATCTTAGTGGCAtcacttctgttttgaaaagccGCTTTAGTGTAGCAAGTACAAATGCCAGGGTTTCAGAAGTGACAGGACTGCAGAGGTGACCAGTGTGGAGAGGCCATGAACAGTCCTGTGCCAACAACAGCCTGGTCTGCTGCCTTCCTTCGTACTGTCACCTTCCTTTGTTTTCGTGTGGATTACACTTGGTCCTTCCTTCACTGAGTCAATGGGAAATGAAAGGTATTTCGGTCAGCACATAgtggtttctttttccaccATCTGCAAGCACAGGTGATGGGCTGTTTCCATCAGTGTCAGAGACAGCTAGATCCACCTACAACCAGTACTGGGCAGTACACTGCCTTTGCCCACACAGCTGAACTGTGTAGCCCCTCCCTATCCAAAACCCTGCAATATTTCCCAATAAAAATAGgggctagaaaaaaaaaagaagaaaaagaataaggGAAAAAAGTTATGCTGGACATCCTGTTGATGACTGATGTTTTCATGCACTCTTTAACACACTTCCCTGAATCCAATTTCCCTAAATCCAACTACAATACTGCTCTTCACTCTTCTAAAAACCAAACTAGTAAAACATACTGCATTTCAAAAAACACATTACAAGTGTAGAGAGATGCTTCCTCCCCTAGTTCCCAAAGGGGGATTTCTAGCAACTGTCAGTCACAACAGAGAACCAATTTTCTTTCTAACCATGTATACAgttgtgaaaacaaaatttcttGCTACCTTCTTTCACATTtattgaaagaggaaaaatcccAGTAACTTTCTACAAACTAGTAGTCACTGAAAGCAGCGATGTCTCTGCCATTACTGGTTTTGACAACACTTTGTGGCTTCTCATGTCAACCTAAAACCTGTACGTTCTCGTCCACATAAATTATATGACAAAAATTCAGTGagctcttacaaaaaaaaaaaattaagactttGATTACTACTGTTTCTTGCACCTACTTTTCAGGCACGGAAGTAGCAAGTATTCCAGATCACATCAACTGAAGCTTCCTATGGTTCAGAACTGTTTATAACTCActtctaaactttttttttttttcagttatgcaTACTTAAGTAGGAGCTTGACTGACTTTGTAAAACGCATTTCCTTAATTCACTGGGTATTAATCACCCTTCCACGGATAATCTTACTGTATGCAAATACTGTTTCACATTGAGAGATAAGAGAGTTATTCTTTATCAGCTGCAATGTTCAaacacagcctctctgcaaaTACGGAGACACCTCTCACACCACGGGCCTCCCCTAATGAAGTACCTAGCCTATACAACCAACTTGTGTAATACCAGCTtaggttttgcttgtttattcCCTGAACTCTTCTTGCGCGCCTATTTGTGACGGAAAGAGAAACACACACCGCAGGTGTGACACGGCGGAAGGGGGGGGGTCAGGACAACAAGCAAGACCGCAGGGCAGCGAGGACTTCCCTCCCCGCCTCAGGACCCGCTGCTAAGAACCTGCCTTCCTCCCCGACGGCGCCCGAGCGCACCTGCTCCAGGGTGAGCAGCAGGAACTCCTCCGAGAGCAGCTCcgggtgcagcagcagctccgaCTCCGGGCGCCCCGACCCCCGTTCCACCTTTCCGTCAATGCCATCACCGCCTCCACCTCCGACCCGACCCCTTCCCCGCGCCGCCATCTTCTTCCCCCGACGACCCCTTTCCGGCTTCCCACAATGCCGCGCGGGGCGGGGGCTGGCGCAGGAAGTGGCGCGGCGGGGTGACGTCAGGGTTCGCCGCTGGGTTAAACGTGTCTGTGACAGGGGCAGCGATGTGATACATTGCTTGCTATGTTGTTACACAGCTTGGGCCTGGGATGGAGTGACCTCGAAACAACAAGGATCTTATGGGCACAACTAAGTCCTGGTCGTGTTTGACGGTTCAAAGGAGAACATTCAGGACTGGTAGTACTAAAGGATGAGTTATTTGACAGCTTGGCAAAGTGAGCATTCAGTTACCTAACTTGGCAATGAAACCAACTTTTGAGGTGTCCTGAAGTGAACTGCCTTCATTATTATACTGAAAAATCACACCCCCAGGTCAGAAAGGTGACCCCCAGGTGAAGGCCTCTCACCTGAGCATGCAGAGTGACTAGAATGAGCGACACAGCAAATGTTATATATAGATTACAACCAACCATTGCAACGAGGAGTGTACCATCTTGTAAGTGTTGTGTATAAATGTAAGAAGAAAGCCAGCACTGGTGTGTTTGATCTGTGGAACAGTGCACCCAGGCATGAATAAACACAGTATCTCTCCTGAGCCTGTGGAGCTGGTTTACTGCATGCCAGGCACAAACCTGCTTTCAAATCCACTTTTTGGACAACAGCAACTAACAATTAACACTTCCTGAGATGCAATGAATAAAGTTGCTTTGCAGTTCCAAAGTAAAGTAGCTGCCAGCATGTCTGAGTTGGCAATCTGCCTATGTACTTAAAGTGGAAGGGTGAATTAACAAACGATTACATTAGTAAATTAACCACGCTGTCGTTACAATATGAAATAGCAACGTAACTCAAAGTACTTGATGCACTTCACAGCAGTAAGGATGAGCAATTCTGAGtaacatacaaacacacacatggaaCACACTGCATATACATATAACCCTGTGTGTAACATCATTGCTATATACAGCACTTCCAAGAATATGAATACGAGTTCTGAATACCTAAAACTCATTTGAGAGTACAAACAAACGGTAATAACACGTTATTTCACGTGGTGCCCCTCAGGCTGCCCTCTGGCAGTGTGTACCGCCCGTCTCCTTGCACTCTCCCCCTCCCAAACCACCCACAACCACTGTTACATTCCGATTTCTCTCGGAAGAGCTGGTTTTCTCCTGTGTTAGGAGGACCTGCCCTGTGACCACAACCCGTAGCGCTCCTACAGCGAAACAAACAGCCACCCCGGGCCGGCCCCAGTCCGAACATCGTGCGCACCGCAGGGGGTCCCTCCAGCCGTCCTTCCACAGTGCGAATGCACCACCCGGCTGCGAGCCCTAGGCCGCCTGCAGCCCGGCGGCTTAGAGAAGGAGCTCCCCGTCACAGGGGCAGCGCAAGGCTGCGGTTGCCCGCCCTCGCCCCGCCATGAAACCGATGCTCGAGGGGAAGACTCCTACACCGAGCTCCATCCCGCAGGCTGCGTAACGTCATCACCGTACGCCGGCCACGCCTCCGATGGGCGGGGTTTCGTTCAGGATCCAACCCACTAGTTGGAGGGCAGACGGCCTGTGGCTCTcccatgcacatacacacacgtgACCGGAAGGGCCCGGTCCGGTGCGGttgcctttctctctctccGGGAAGCGGCGACGCTGGCGCAGGGCGGGGTTTGTGCGACACCGGAAGCGGCGCTCCCGCTGGCGATCCCAGCGCGCCGACAGCGCGGCTTGAGGCGCCGCCCGCCCGGCCGGCCGCTGGCTCCGGACCTCACCGCTTCAAACGGCGGGCCCGGCTCCCGGTGTTGTGGCGGCGGCCGGCGCTGGCAGGTGCTACGGGAGGGAGAGCGGGAGGAGGGACTCTGTCATTTGCTGGGGTGGAGGCAGGCTTACTGGGGGCCGCGGGACGCCGGGCCTGGCTTGCGGCCCCAGGTCAGGCTGCGGGTGTGTGAGGGGACGGAGTGAAGCGCAGCACCGTTCTCCCGGGGATAGCGTGGCCCAGCGTCTCGGGTCTGCGGAGCCATGTTCGTGGGTTAATTAGCGCTTGCTAACTACATAGGGTGTAGGAGTACGTGTGCGTAAGGGAGCGATGCAGAGGTAAAGGAGGCAGTGTGCTAGTTTGCaaggcagcagcaagcagaaCTGACTGCAAAGCAAGACTTTAGCTAATGCAAGTGGGGGAGagttgttttctgctttttatcagGAAAGAGTGTGTGCAGGTTTACTGGTGCACTTAAGAAAACAATATCTAGGAGTCTAGTAATCTGCTTGGCTGTTGATTAGCTTTTGATAATAAACAACCCATGATCTTGTTTATGCAGTTCGAAAGTGGCATAGTGACTTCCATTTGTAACTGTGGGGTAGGCTTTTGCACTTTCAAGAAACGGAGTGTTCTGCAGAACCTGTCTCTTTGCATGTGTGCAGGGCCTGTGTTCTTATAAATGacaacaaaaccagtaaaaaaaCTCACATACAGATTATGTGTATTGACATTGGTGATTCTTAAAAGCCTTTTTGACAGCTTTTTTCTAGCATGAATGTTTTAGTTTCTTTGCTACAGACTTATGTAGtactatgggtttttttttttgttctttctgctcATGAATTGCATGtctattttggtttcttttatcCTCTTTTCATCGTTCTTCGGTATGCTTTTGGGAggtttttaatgcattttggtCAAGAGCAGAATTCTGTAGTTCTCCCAATGGCATACATTAACATTTTTACCTTGGGCTACAGGAATGTTAGTTGTTGACAGCTTTAGGTATGAAAGCTGCCTAACCTCTCTAGACTATAGTTTATCACTTCAGGCTACACAGAAGGTCTTAGAAatggttgggggttttttggcaGTCAACTATTGGGCAGCACTTTTTAACTTAATACACTGTGTTTCTTTTGATAATGTTGGAGCATATCAGGGCTGTGTTCCCAGGGATTTGCGTTATCGTTTTACCTTAGGCTATTTCTCTAGTACTTCCtagatttgggtttttttttctgtcgaAGGTCAGAACACTAGTATACACTCCAGATGTGGATGTGGTTTGAAAATATTGtggaagactgaaataaaatcttttaattCGTGAAAAATGGGAAGCTCTTGGCATAAAAGATTGCTACTACCTCTTGATAACATGGTTCGCTTCTGGCTCTATTCCTAGTTTGATTTAATCTTACTTAGTAGCTTCGTGTGAGTTGTATACCTTACCTTTTCTCACTCAGTCCTAGAATATTTTGCCATGGATTCCAATGTTCTTTTGCAAAGGCAAAGGGAGTTTTCAGATATAATAATTTGaaactaaattaattttaactatATTTGGTTTCAGGATGTtcataaaagcattttgttGATGTTGGTATCTCTTTTGGTCCACAAAAATTTTGCTTGATGTTCTATATCTCCATCTTACTTGTGGACTGAAAGTAATTGtatatgttttttcttaaatccaTTCAAGATGTTTAGTATTGTGTTTTCCCCAGGGTTGGATAAGTGGTTGTTTCAGACCAGTCATGACAAATTAAAAGGTGATTAAACAAGGCCAGCAATTTCTCATATGCTCTTCTTTGGAGTGTTGAGCACAGCTGTTTGCTGATTTcttataaaaataacacaagtCTGGAGTACAGTAAAATTACACTGGCGGGTTTTAAAACACTATTAATTGCTTCATAAATTGCATCTGTCCCTTGGCAAAAGATTGATTGCAAAAGAATGGGTATAGTTTGTAAAATGAATATTAGAAGCGCTGCTTAGCACTTAAAAGCAGACTTCTGGAATTGTTGTGATAGTAGAGAACAGAGCAACTCTTAATTTCTGTAACATTGAATCCCAAGCTTAATGAATGCTTTATGGACCATGCGTCCAAATTTGTTGTGTGAATGTGCTTTATAATTGTTGCTTGTAAAGCACATTTAGGTTTATAAAGTCTGATAGTGAGAATATGTTAAGTGGCAGACACTTCACAgctattataaaaaaaaaacaacaactcGAACCAATAAATTCTAATACTCTTCAAATGGCTTGGAAGTTACATATTTCTGATTGCTGGAGAGTAAGGTATGTAAACTATATGTGCTAAAATGTCTATGATATATTTGCTAAGAGACTAGGTCCTAATGGGCCTAAATTGAGGCCTAACATGAGATGTTAACTCATCGCACTGAATTCCTTGTGGCTTCTCTAGAAATCTGAGAGCTGAAGCTTGTATATTTTCATGTACAAGTGGTAGAAAACTGCATGACAGGTTTATAAATCGTTTAAGTACTGACAGGAACCACTTGTAGTGTCAAAGAGAGACAATAATATACTGGTTACATGTGGAGAAAGCATCACTTCAGAATATCTGGGTGCTGTTGTGAACCTGTCTCAGGATAGACTTGAAGTGGAACAATACAATTTGATTAATTTCCGTTATTAATGTGCTCATTCTGGCTTGTGTAATCAGGTTGGAAATAGAATACAGACTACTGAAAATTGCAACAGTGAAGTTTTTGTATTGGTGTTTAAATTGCTGCCTCTGATCTTTGATGTGTGTGGAGATAAATAGtgggtattttttctctttaaccaGATCACCCAGAAGACACAATGAGTGTTAAAGCTTTCAAGCTCGTTTCTGCTGTTGAGCGGGAGATGTTAATGGGAGACAAAAATTACATCAACATCGAATGCATTGAGTGTTGTGGAAAGAACCTCTACATTGGAACCAATGACTGCTTTATCTATCGCTTTCTGTTGGATGAAAAGACAtcaacagctggaaaaataacttttgctgCCACCAAGCAGCTACATAAATACCTGGGCTTGAAGAAGCCTGTGAGTGAGTTGAAAGCAGCCTCTGCCCTCACCAGGCTTCTTGTGCTTTGCGACAACACAATAACACTAGTTAACATGATGAACCTGGAACCTGTCCCCACGGGCGCTCGAATCAAAGGAGCTGTGACATTCACATTAAATGAAAACCCTGTGAGTGGGGATCCTTTCTGTGTCGAAGTCTGCATTATCTCAGTCAAGCGACGGACCATCCAAATGTTCATGGTGTTTGAAGACAGAGTCCAGATAGTGAAGGAAGTGTTTACTCCAGAGCAACCCTGTGCTGTGGCCGTAGATGGTTATTACTTGTGTCTAGCACTTACTACACAGTATATAATTTTGAATTATAATACTGGAGTCTCCCAGGATCTGTTTCCTTATTGCAGTGATGAGAAACGGCCAATTGTGAAAAGGATAGGCAGACAAGAGTTTCTGTTGGCTGGCCCCGGAGGCCTAGGTGAGACTAAGGATTGTCacttttttcccaattttttgACTTTTCTCTCTTAGTTTCTCTCAatttgcaaagcaaagcttTACTAATTGTGTTGTTCATGataatgatgattttttttttcacaggtcTGTACTGGAACATTAAGATCAGTAGGTAGATAGTAAATCTTGGGTACTAAGTATTATTATTACTCTCCTGCTTTTTTAAGGCACAAAAATCTGAttacttgtattttatttgtgtcTGTAGAAAGCTTCATTTCTACATAGATGACTAATAGTGGTAGTATCTTGCAGCCCAATGTAAAAAAATTGATTTGTACCAAGTGACACTTCAGAGCCTGATAGCCTTTCTCCAGTGACTAGCTACACTGGGTTTGAGGAGCCTCATGTTGCTATAAAATCATTAAATTAGTGTAGAtgaattttttctttagttGCTATTCAGAGGAGTTCATAGGACGTCCATTTAATAGATTGTAGCAGTTTTCCAAATAGATATGTCATGCTACAGTGCTAGTAG
This window encodes:
- the C2H2orf49 gene encoding ashwin — protein: MAARGRGRVGGGGGDGIDGKVERGSGRPESELLLHPELLSEEFLLLTLEQKNILVENDVKMDKDGLTDLYIQHAIPLPQRDLPKSRWGKMMEKKRQQNESKSENKSVTTVEGLRKRPLIVFDGSSTSTSIKVKKTENGAADRLKPPPAGSTTNTVRRLSIPPNASTYISASSLSEDAKLGMRNNETKQNTISKTNSSMLASLKVYPLSPVSGTTVVKLKRAVPKEESDLPNDLKPTEAKKKIQHVTWP